One genomic segment of Caldimonas brevitalea includes these proteins:
- a CDS encoding peptidoglycan recognition family protein produces MTGIKTDDLKIDPFVTTAEMCRATDNPPTVFVKVDNRAATRQAVIVKLRREGFEFKTRSDWKAREAKTAGMKLDWSYTGIAIHHAGNSASCNADGAAQMRKVQDLHMDVQDYADVGYHYAVDCQGVIYEGRDIRYLGAHIGEVHGVAGIVLLADLSVRGEERQQAADRPFWKRPGFGIFTVDDADVAHDEPTGEQIGALEALVKALRHHFAIERLGGHREWAVLKQNDVRACPGVHGMIVVEMLRKDLKLGAPK; encoded by the coding sequence GTGACCGGGATCAAGACCGACGACCTCAAGATCGACCCGTTTGTCACTACCGCTGAGATGTGCCGGGCGACGGACAACCCACCGACGGTGTTCGTGAAAGTCGACAACCGAGCTGCGACCCGCCAAGCCGTCATCGTGAAGCTCCGCCGTGAAGGATTCGAGTTCAAGACGCGATCTGATTGGAAGGCGCGGGAGGCGAAGACCGCAGGCATGAAGCTGGACTGGAGTTACACCGGCATCGCAATACATCATGCCGGTAACAGCGCGTCGTGCAACGCTGATGGCGCCGCGCAAATGCGCAAGGTCCAGGACCTGCACATGGACGTTCAGGATTACGCTGACGTAGGCTACCACTACGCTGTCGACTGTCAGGGCGTGATTTATGAAGGGCGGGACATCCGCTATCTGGGAGCGCACATCGGCGAAGTTCACGGCGTGGCAGGCATCGTGTTGCTGGCGGATCTTTCAGTGCGAGGCGAGGAAAGGCAGCAGGCTGCCGACAGGCCATTCTGGAAGCGCCCTGGCTTCGGGATCTTCACTGTGGACGATGCCGACGTCGCCCACGACGAGCCGACGGGAGAGCAGATCGGCGCTCTCGAGGCTCTTGTGAAAGCATTGCGGCACCACTTTGCGATAGAGCGACTTGGTGGCCATCGCGAGTGGGCTGTACTCAAGCAAAATGACGTCCGGGCCTGCCCCGGCGTGCACGGAATGATCGTCGTGGAGATGCTGCGCAAGGACTTGAAGCTCGGAGCCCCGAAGTGA
- the imuA gene encoding translesion DNA synthesis-associated protein ImuA, protein MDPTRLTEPTDGAEQGSDVVLKSLRPELEKVLWRGSELGRTEHRTVSTGFAPLDQELPGGGWPCGAVTEILQPHPALAEWRLLAPALRALSLAKRPLWLVGAPMIPFCPGLRDAGIDENQLIRVDAQAPAQRLWATEQAVKATGLGAVLAWLPQVRSEQIRRLQSCAAAADMPVFLMRAVTAHQDSSAAPLRVEVRLEDAWTLQVRILKRRGPSHDGALSLPSIPQRLAPIVAHRFHRPTKVSEWKPTLRVGAAPASISAPGLGAEGVNADHARCEQHVG, encoded by the coding sequence ATGGACCCGACCCGACTGACAGAGCCGACCGACGGCGCCGAGCAGGGCTCCGATGTCGTGCTGAAATCGCTCCGCCCGGAACTGGAGAAGGTGCTGTGGCGAGGCTCCGAACTGGGCCGGACTGAGCACCGCACCGTGTCCACGGGCTTTGCCCCGCTCGACCAAGAACTGCCCGGCGGCGGGTGGCCCTGTGGAGCAGTGACCGAAATCCTGCAACCTCATCCCGCCCTGGCCGAGTGGCGGCTGCTTGCCCCAGCGCTGCGCGCCCTCTCTCTTGCCAAACGGCCCCTATGGCTTGTTGGCGCGCCGATGATTCCGTTTTGCCCCGGGCTGCGCGATGCAGGGATCGACGAGAACCAGCTGATCCGCGTCGACGCTCAAGCGCCGGCCCAACGCCTCTGGGCGACCGAACAGGCGGTGAAGGCAACCGGCCTAGGAGCCGTCCTCGCTTGGCTGCCGCAGGTCCGCTCGGAGCAGATTCGCCGACTACAGAGCTGCGCCGCTGCCGCCGACATGCCGGTTTTCCTCATGCGCGCCGTCACAGCGCACCAGGACTCCTCGGCCGCGCCTCTGCGGGTCGAAGTCCGCTTGGAAGACGCGTGGACGCTGCAGGTTCGCATCCTGAAGCGGCGCGGCCCATCGCATGACGGGGCGTTGTCGCTGCCGTCGATTCCGCAACGTCTGGCCCCCATCGTGGCGCATCGCTTTCATCGTCCGACGAAGGTGTCCGAGTGGAAACCGACGCTTCGGGTTGGCGCGGCGCCGGCCAGCATCAGCGCGCCAGGCCTCGGGGCCGAGGGCGTGAACGCCGACCATGCGAGATGCGAGCAACACGTCGGGTGA